In the genome of Longimicrobium sp., one region contains:
- a CDS encoding class I SAM-dependent methyltransferase, translated as MGRRKNQARPAGSDSWNPVADWYTGWVGAEGSEHHRRVAIPALLELLLPARGEQVLDVGCGPGVLAPHVAGAGARYTGVDASRRLLEFARRHHAAHGRFVQGDATKLQEIGELQAGAFDAAVFLLSIQDIDPLEDALAAAAWAVRPGGRVVLLMTHPCFRIPRQSGWGWDRQRKLQYRRVDRYLTRLAVPMKSYGAARHGFTRSYHRPLGAYVNGLAACGLRVDGIHEIPTHKSPEPGPHARAERLATREIPLFLGLRAVKEEGR; from the coding sequence ATGGGAAGAAGAAAGAATCAGGCTCGGCCTGCAGGGAGCGACAGCTGGAACCCGGTGGCCGACTGGTACACCGGCTGGGTGGGCGCCGAGGGAAGCGAGCACCACCGCCGCGTCGCCATCCCCGCGCTGCTGGAGCTGCTGCTCCCCGCGCGCGGCGAGCAGGTGCTGGACGTGGGCTGCGGGCCGGGGGTGCTGGCCCCGCACGTGGCCGGGGCCGGCGCGCGCTACACCGGCGTGGACGCCAGCCGCAGGCTGCTGGAGTTCGCGCGGCGCCACCACGCCGCGCACGGCCGCTTCGTCCAGGGCGACGCCACGAAGCTGCAGGAGATCGGCGAGCTCCAGGCGGGCGCGTTCGACGCGGCGGTGTTCCTGCTGAGCATCCAGGACATCGACCCGCTGGAAGACGCGCTGGCGGCGGCGGCGTGGGCGGTGCGGCCCGGCGGGCGCGTGGTGCTGCTGATGACGCACCCGTGCTTCCGCATCCCCCGCCAGAGCGGGTGGGGATGGGACCGCCAGCGCAAGCTGCAGTACCGCCGCGTGGACCGGTACCTGACGCGGCTGGCGGTGCCGATGAAGAGCTACGGCGCCGCCCGCCACGGCTTCACCCGCAGCTATCACCGCCCGCTCGGGGCGTACGTGAACGGCCTGGCCGCCTGCGGGCTGCGGGTCGACGGCATCCACGAGATCCCCACGCACAAGTCTCCGGAGCCCGGCCCGCACGCCCGCGCCGAACGGCTGGCCACGCGCGAGATCCCGCTCTTCCTCGGCCTCCGCGCCGTGAAGGAGGAGGGGAGATGA
- the solA gene encoding N-methyl-L-tryptophan oxidase, which produces MTDRYDVIVAGLGAMGSASAYHLARRGLRVLGLDRWPQPHAHGSSHGDSRIIREMYFEHPLYVPLVQRAYELWRELERDAGEPLMRIHGGLMIGPRDGMLITGTLRSAAEHGLPYELLSPAAVRVRFPAFAISGDLVAVFDPRAGYLHPEACTAAHLALAARHGADLRYGEPVAGWEEDGDGVRVRTATQAWTADRLLVTAGAWTRELLGGIDLPLTVERQVPFWFDLPAGEDYEPERCPIYAWEHTTGFIGYGFPRLEKGVKAARMHQGETAAHPDGIRRTVDSDEVEPLRAALRQILPAAAAAPVRESTTCLFTNTPDGDFAIGFHPAHPRVLISTPCSGHGFKFASAIGELHADLLTEGRTRFDLAPFRLERFG; this is translated from the coding sequence ATGACGGATCGATACGACGTGATCGTGGCCGGCCTGGGCGCGATGGGCAGCGCCTCGGCGTACCACCTGGCGCGGCGCGGGCTGCGCGTGCTGGGGCTGGACCGCTGGCCGCAGCCGCACGCCCACGGCTCGTCGCACGGCGACAGCCGCATCATCCGCGAGATGTACTTCGAGCACCCGCTGTACGTCCCGCTCGTGCAGCGCGCGTACGAGCTCTGGCGCGAGCTGGAGCGCGACGCCGGCGAGCCGCTGATGCGCATCCACGGTGGCCTGATGATCGGCCCGCGGGACGGAATGCTCATCACCGGCACCCTCCGCAGCGCCGCCGAGCACGGGCTCCCGTACGAGTTGCTGTCGCCCGCCGCGGTCCGCGTCCGCTTCCCCGCCTTCGCCATCTCCGGCGACCTCGTCGCCGTGTTCGACCCGCGCGCGGGATATCTCCACCCCGAGGCGTGCACCGCCGCGCACCTGGCGCTCGCCGCCCGCCACGGCGCCGACCTCCGCTACGGCGAGCCGGTGGCGGGGTGGGAGGAAGACGGAGACGGCGTCCGCGTCCGCACCGCGACGCAGGCGTGGACGGCCGATCGCCTGCTCGTCACCGCCGGCGCGTGGACGCGGGAGCTGCTGGGCGGGATCGATCTCCCGCTCACCGTCGAGCGCCAGGTGCCGTTCTGGTTCGATCTCCCCGCGGGTGAGGATTACGAGCCGGAGCGCTGCCCGATCTACGCGTGGGAGCACACGACGGGCTTCATCGGCTACGGCTTCCCGCGGCTGGAGAAGGGCGTGAAGGCCGCGCGGATGCACCAGGGCGAGACCGCCGCGCACCCCGACGGCATTCGCCGCACCGTCGACTCAGACGAGGTGGAGCCGCTGCGGGCCGCGCTGCGCCAGATCCTCCCCGCCGCCGCGGCCGCGCCGGTGCGCGAGAGCACGACCTGTCTCTTCACCAACACCCCGGACGGCGACTTCGCCATCGGCTTCCACCCGGCGCATCCGCGCGTCCTCATCTCCACCCCCTGCTCGGGCCACGGCTTCAAGTTCGCCTCCGCCATCGGCGAGCTGCACGCCGACCTGCTGACCGAGGGCCGCACCCGCTTCGACCTCGCCCCATTCCGCCTGGAGCGCTTCGGTTGA
- a CDS encoding DUF3761 domain-containing protein has protein sequence MGGPRIGFVHLPTTRLTSSSPSADDNDRPRSARSSTDGERPRSRRRSERSAPSGATARCRDGTPSFSTHRRGTCSHHGGVAEWY, from the coding sequence ATCGGCGGCCCGCGCATCGGCTTCGTGCATCTCCCCACCACGCGCCTGACCTCGTCCTCGCCATCGGCCGACGACAACGATCGTCCACGCTCGGCGCGCAGTTCGACAGACGGCGAGCGACCACGTTCGCGACGGCGCTCGGAGCGCAGCGCACCGTCCGGAGCAACCGCCCGCTGCCGCGACGGCACGCCGTCGTTCAGCACGCATCGCCGCGGCACCTGCTCGCATCACGGAGGAGTGGCGGAGTGGTATTAG